The Verrucomicrobiia bacterium genome contains a region encoding:
- the infA gene encoding translation initiation factor IF-1: MKEMPVEIEGTVHTVLPGTMFRVELQNKHLVLATISGKMRKRWVRLTIGDRVKMEMSPYDLDKARIVWRLK, encoded by the coding sequence ATGAAAGAAATGCCTGTCGAAATTGAAGGAACAGTCCATACTGTTCTGCCAGGAACGATGTTCAGAGTCGAGCTGCAGAATAAACATCTCGTGCTGGCTACCATCTCCGGAAAAATGCGCAAACGCTGGGTACGGCTCACGATTGGAGACCGCGTTAAAATGGAGATGTCGCCCTACGATTTGGATAAAGCCCGGATTGTTTGGCGGCTGAAATAA
- a CDS encoding RNA-binding protein has protein sequence MSTKLFVGNLDFKVTENDLRDAFAAHGNVEEANLVTDRTTGRPRGFAFVTMSSPEEAQKAIDALNGKELGGRALNVNLARPREERSGGGDGGRRGYGGGGGGRRDRY, from the coding sequence ATGAGCACCAAATTATTCGTCGGGAATCTTGATTTCAAGGTTACCGAAAACGACCTCCGCGACGCCTTTGCCGCCCACGGCAATGTCGAGGAGGCTAATCTTGTTACCGACCGCACCACCGGGCGTCCGCGCGGTTTTGCCTTTGTCACGATGAGTTCACCCGAAGAGGCCCAAAAAGCCATCGACGCTTTGAATGGCAAAGAGCTGGGCGGACGTGCCTTGAACGTTAATCTGGCGCGGCCACGCGAGGAGCGTTCCGGTGGCGGTGATGGTGGGCGGCGCGGCTACGGCGGAGGGGGTGGAGGGCGTCGAGACCGCTACTGA
- the kdsA gene encoding 3-deoxy-8-phosphooctulonate synthase → MIYFRLRGCYNRGVLSDSGLWKSLNTRNRLTLIAGPCVIENEKLCLRVAATLKRVCESLGICYIFKASYDKANRTSGSSFRGPGIEAGLSVLSRVRATIGVPVLTDVHTEAQAQQTSGVVDILQIPAFLCRQTDLIAAAARTGRIVNLKKGQFLSPLEMGQVVEKARGEGATRLLITERGTTFGYNNLVADMRSIPILRRCGFPVIFDATHSVQLPGAGGHQSSGQREFAPVLARSALAAGATGIFVETHPKPDRALSDGPNMIPLREMPRLLVNWLKVFHATR, encoded by the coding sequence ATGATTTACTTTCGCCTTCGGGGCTGCTACAACCGGGGGGTGCTGAGCGATTCCGGCCTTTGGAAATCCCTGAATACGCGAAACCGGCTGACGTTGATAGCCGGCCCGTGCGTCATCGAAAATGAGAAGCTCTGCCTTCGAGTGGCAGCGACCTTGAAGCGGGTTTGCGAGAGCTTGGGCATCTGCTACATCTTCAAAGCCAGCTACGACAAGGCCAACCGCACCTCTGGCAGCTCCTTTCGTGGGCCGGGCATCGAGGCTGGGCTGAGCGTCCTGTCGCGGGTGCGGGCCACAATCGGGGTGCCGGTCCTAACCGATGTCCACACTGAAGCACAGGCCCAACAGACCTCCGGGGTGGTGGACATCCTGCAAATCCCGGCCTTTCTCTGTCGCCAAACCGATTTGATTGCTGCTGCAGCGCGCACCGGCAGGATTGTGAACTTGAAAAAAGGCCAGTTCCTTTCCCCGCTGGAAATGGGCCAGGTCGTGGAGAAGGCCCGAGGGGAGGGGGCAACGCGATTGCTGATAACCGAGCGGGGCACCACGTTTGGCTACAACAACCTGGTGGCCGATATGCGTTCTATCCCTATCCTTCGGCGTTGCGGTTTTCCGGTTATCTTCGATGCGACGCATTCAGTTCAGTTGCCGGGTGCCGGCGGCCATCAGTCCAGTGGCCAGCGCGAGTTTGCCCCGGTGCTTGCCCGCAGCGCCCTGGCTGCCGGCGCAACGGGCATCTTTGTCGAAACTCACCCCAAACCGGATCGGGCGCTCAGCGACGGACCGAACATGATACCGCTTAGGGAGATGCCCCGGCTGCTTGTCAATTGGCTGAAGGTTTTTCACGCAACCCGATAA
- a CDS encoding LptA/OstA family protein: protein MRTTTGPCPTESPLCIPRVASILLLLLLAFTAAGQKLGPAKNFKLADTYSGAHEGQLKSLIEGGQGQQLPDGRFLLTGNVKLHTFLENGQPEFDVKTPQCFQDPKTQSANSSERLHVQTADGKFSIEGEGFLWQQTNSSLFISNHVHTVIEPELLQGSGARPSSSNADSSPVEIFSDRFAYDRDSGLGVYTGHVRVAGTNLFLSGGKLVVKMPMTGARTPTGLQVLTALENVSMDYLITNFFPIHATGQRVVYTPATGLARFTGSPVWRSEQREGRGDELVIDRTNKIFQANGKAWLKLPRQSFETTGLLSRSNAPRAGTLSVTNQFVEIQSDSYEFRTNWGNFLGHVRVSERNDALLQERMSCDRMLVTFGQSNQLQRIVADQHVVIQEEDKRLTGGHAVYTATNNLLELTARPTWQAGRRQGKGDLVRINTQSNEMFVRGEASMRLPADELPQTAGVGPAGANTPPNKAATNQFAQIFSQQYTVRPESAVFRGGVYVSHPRMNWICESLTVKAPTNGAKTIVAEGKVVFDLIDEHGQKVHGLGDHSVYSYSVVGGQTNDTIEVIGRPARLETASLTNENGTIILDRTHNTLSMPGSGYKIMGAGKAIPTNTFVLPKK from the coding sequence ATGAGAACGACCACAGGCCCGTGCCCTACCGAAAGCCCGCTCTGCATCCCTCGTGTGGCAAGCATTCTCCTTTTGCTCCTGTTGGCGTTCACGGCGGCCGGCCAAAAGCTGGGTCCGGCAAAGAATTTCAAACTGGCTGACACTTATTCCGGGGCTCACGAAGGCCAATTGAAGTCGCTGATCGAGGGCGGCCAAGGCCAGCAGTTGCCGGACGGGCGATTCCTGCTGACCGGAAACGTCAAGCTGCACACCTTTCTGGAAAATGGCCAACCTGAGTTCGACGTCAAAACGCCACAATGTTTTCAAGACCCTAAAACGCAATCGGCCAATTCCTCTGAACGACTGCACGTGCAAACGGCTGATGGCAAGTTTTCTATTGAAGGAGAAGGTTTTCTGTGGCAACAGACGAATTCCAGCCTGTTTATTTCCAATCACGTGCATACGGTGATTGAGCCCGAGTTGCTTCAGGGTAGTGGGGCGCGCCCCAGCAGCTCCAACGCAGACTCATCCCCTGTCGAGATATTTTCAGATCGTTTTGCTTATGACCGCGATTCGGGTTTGGGCGTCTATACCGGTCACGTGCGAGTGGCGGGCACGAATCTTTTTCTGAGCGGGGGCAAGCTGGTTGTGAAGATGCCGATGACCGGGGCGCGGACCCCAACGGGGTTGCAGGTCCTGACGGCTTTGGAGAACGTCTCGATGGATTACCTGATCACCAACTTTTTCCCTATCCACGCCACAGGCCAGCGCGTGGTTTACACCCCTGCCACCGGCCTTGCCCGCTTTACGGGCAGCCCAGTCTGGCGCTCCGAACAGCGCGAGGGGCGTGGGGACGAATTGGTCATTGATCGAACCAACAAAATCTTCCAGGCAAACGGTAAGGCCTGGCTCAAGCTGCCGCGACAAAGCTTCGAGACCACTGGGTTGCTCTCGCGCTCCAATGCCCCGCGCGCCGGCACCCTGAGCGTGACAAATCAATTCGTCGAGATTCAATCGGACAGTTACGAATTTCGCACCAATTGGGGCAACTTTCTCGGACACGTCCGCGTCAGTGAACGGAACGACGCGCTGCTTCAGGAGCGAATGAGCTGCGACCGGATGCTGGTGACCTTCGGCCAGAGCAATCAACTGCAGCGGATTGTCGCCGACCAGCATGTGGTGATCCAAGAGGAAGACAAACGCTTAACCGGCGGGCACGCCGTTTATACCGCCACCAATAATCTGCTCGAATTGACCGCTCGGCCGACCTGGCAGGCCGGGCGCCGCCAGGGCAAGGGGGATTTGGTGCGCATCAACACGCAATCCAACGAGATGTTCGTGCGCGGAGAGGCCTCGATGCGGCTGCCGGCGGATGAACTTCCTCAAACCGCCGGGGTAGGCCCCGCAGGCGCCAACACACCGCCAAATAAAGCCGCTACTAATCAATTCGCCCAAATCTTCAGCCAACAATATACTGTTCGCCCGGAATCGGCGGTGTTCCGCGGCGGGGTGTATGTCTCACATCCGCGCATGAACTGGATTTGCGAGAGCCTCACGGTGAAGGCCCCCACAAACGGGGCCAAGACGATTGTGGCCGAGGGAAAGGTCGTCTTCGACCTGATCGATGAGCACGGTCAGAAGGTCCATGGCCTGGGCGACCATTCTGTCTATTCCTATTCGGTTGTGGGAGGGCAAACCAACGATACAATCGAGGTCATCGGCAGACCGGCTCGGCTCGAGACGGCCAGTCTTACCAACGAAAACGGGACCATCATCCTGGACCGCACTCACAACACGCTCAGCATGCCCGGGTCAGGTTACAAAATTATGGGGGCAGGCAAAGCGATCCCCACTAATACGTTTGTGTTGCCAAAGAAATGA
- the lptB gene encoding LPS export ABC transporter ATP-binding protein has product MSEPLTEPQMQKAEPGPSQAADLKETPLLTAQKLVKEYRHRRVVNGVSISVAPGEIVGLLGPNGAGKTTTFNIVVGVVRPNEGQVLFHERNITRLPMHLRARLGIGYLTQEPSIFRKLTVEQNILAILETCRMSRQERAVRLKYLLEELDMARLAKSMAYTLSGGEKRRLEITRALVTSPKLLLLDEPFSGIDPIAVYEVQKIIRRLKERGLGILITDHNVRETLKLVDRAYLIHKGEVVYEGNAEQLVNDPKAREIYLGPEFNL; this is encoded by the coding sequence ATGAGCGAGCCATTAACCGAACCTCAGATGCAGAAGGCCGAACCCGGTCCATCACAGGCCGCCGATCTAAAGGAAACACCGCTGCTGACGGCCCAAAAGCTCGTCAAAGAATACCGCCACCGGCGGGTGGTCAACGGCGTCTCGATCTCAGTTGCCCCCGGCGAGATCGTCGGCCTTCTTGGGCCAAACGGCGCAGGTAAAACAACCACCTTCAACATTGTTGTGGGAGTTGTCCGGCCCAATGAAGGCCAGGTCCTGTTCCATGAACGCAACATCACCCGGCTGCCGATGCACCTGCGGGCCCGTTTGGGGATTGGTTATCTCACCCAGGAACCCTCCATTTTTCGCAAGCTCACAGTGGAACAAAACATCCTGGCGATTCTCGAGACGTGCCGCATGAGCCGCCAGGAACGCGCCGTGCGGTTGAAGTACCTGCTTGAAGAACTGGACATGGCGCGTCTTGCCAAGAGCATGGCCTACACATTAAGCGGCGGCGAGAAACGCCGCCTCGAAATCACTCGCGCCCTAGTGACCAGCCCGAAACTCCTCTTGCTGGATGAACCCTTTAGCGGCATTGATCCGATAGCTGTTTATGAAGTCCAAAAAATCATCCGCCGCCTCAAGGAGCGGGGTTTGGGCATTTTGATAACGGACCATAACGTGCGGGAAACACTCAAATTGGTTGATCGGGCTTATCTGATCCACAAAGGCGAGGTCGTCTATGAAGGAAACGCCGAGCAGTTGGTCAACGACCCTAAAGCCCGCGAGATTTACCTCGGACCGGAATTTAACCTCTAA
- the hprK gene encoding HPr(Ser) kinase/phosphatase, with protein MQRDVVTVERFYTEHASALELHLLAGATGLKRLIREPTVNRPGLVLSGFTRYFAFKRVQVIGNAEAFFLKSLPADEASLRYQTLFSYKLPCVVFSRNLHADRHFLKAAEDAQVPIFRTPLVTMKFINLATLALEMMFAERGTEMGTMVDILGVGVILKGESGIGKSESVLALIERGYSLVADDITKVMLVDGREVVGTSAEVTRNHMEVRGIGIINVAAMFGVRSIRHEKRVDLVITLKAWNDVQDVDRLGMEQEYVKILGIDIPHITIPVRPGRDLARLIEVAAFQTKLKSAGFNPAKELNDRLISRMAAAAKI; from the coding sequence ATGCAACGCGATGTGGTCACTGTCGAGCGCTTCTACACCGAACATGCCAGCGCCCTTGAACTCCACCTGCTGGCGGGAGCCACGGGCCTTAAGCGGCTCATCCGCGAGCCAACCGTCAATCGCCCCGGCCTTGTGCTCTCGGGTTTTACCCGCTATTTCGCTTTTAAACGGGTGCAGGTCATCGGTAATGCCGAGGCATTCTTCCTCAAATCCCTTCCTGCAGACGAAGCCTCTCTGCGCTACCAGACACTTTTCTCCTACAAACTGCCGTGTGTCGTTTTCTCCCGCAACCTGCACGCCGACCGTCATTTTCTGAAAGCGGCCGAAGACGCCCAAGTCCCTATCTTTCGCACGCCCCTGGTCACGATGAAGTTCATTAACCTGGCGACCCTGGCTCTCGAAATGATGTTCGCTGAGCGCGGAACGGAGATGGGGACCATGGTCGATATCCTCGGGGTAGGGGTCATCCTTAAGGGAGAGAGCGGCATCGGCAAGAGCGAGAGCGTCCTGGCCCTGATCGAGCGCGGTTACAGCCTGGTGGCCGACGATATCACCAAGGTGATGCTGGTGGATGGCCGCGAGGTCGTGGGCACAAGCGCCGAAGTCACCCGTAATCACATGGAAGTGCGCGGTATCGGCATTATCAACGTGGCCGCCATGTTCGGTGTGCGCAGCATTCGCCATGAAAAAAGAGTGGACCTGGTCATTACCTTAAAGGCCTGGAACGATGTCCAGGATGTGGATCGGCTCGGAATGGAGCAGGAATACGTCAAGATTCTCGGTATCGATATCCCCCATATCACCATCCCCGTGCGACCGGGCCGGGATTTGGCGCGCCTTATCGAGGTGGCGGCTTTTCAGACTAAGCTTAAATCCGCCGGGTTCAATCCCGCCAAAGAACTCAATGATCGGCTTATCTCGCGGATGGCGGCGGCTGCGAAGATTTAA
- a CDS encoding HPr family phosphocarrier protein → MSAKKLAVSSAIMTKDFMVVNKLGIHARPAAMFVKTANRFACEIFVEKDGEKVNGKSIMGLMMLAAGPGSKLTVHAHGQDASQALDEIETLLKRKFDED, encoded by the coding sequence ATGAGCGCGAAGAAGCTAGCTGTGAGCAGTGCAATCATGACCAAAGATTTCATGGTCGTCAATAAGCTGGGCATCCATGCCCGGCCGGCGGCCATGTTTGTCAAAACTGCTAATCGCTTTGCTTGCGAAATCTTCGTCGAAAAAGACGGCGAGAAGGTCAATGGCAAGAGCATCATGGGGCTGATGATGCTCGCCGCAGGGCCTGGCAGCAAATTAACCGTCCATGCCCATGGTCAGGATGCCTCCCAGGCGCTGGACGAAATCGAGACGCTTCTTAAACGCAAGTTCGACGAAGACTGA
- the gatC gene encoding Asp-tRNA(Asn)/Glu-tRNA(Gln) amidotransferase subunit GatC, whose product MPAPEINVKYVAHLARLALSAEEEQKFATQLEHVLGYIKKLEEVDVSGVEPTAHAFPLVNVMRPDVVRPSMSQEEALRNAPAQANGLFIVPKIVE is encoded by the coding sequence ATGCCGGCTCCTGAAATCAATGTCAAATACGTCGCGCACCTGGCGCGCCTGGCCCTCTCGGCAGAGGAAGAGCAAAAGTTCGCCACCCAGCTCGAGCATGTTCTTGGATACATTAAGAAACTCGAGGAAGTCGATGTCAGCGGTGTCGAACCGACGGCCCATGCGTTCCCGCTGGTCAATGTGATGCGTCCAGACGTTGTCCGCCCTTCGATGTCTCAGGAAGAGGCGCTGAGGAACGCCCCAGCCCAGGCCAATGGCCTGTTCATCGTGCCAAAAATTGTCGAGTAG
- a CDS encoding class I SAM-dependent methyltransferase, whose translation MNESLQRETERLTRSWMRHEAAWLRDYMVAGVEDPRINIQSILTRQFLVRGFSGERFAGLMQQELRFGAVMNWLRKLAGQTSEPEEFENVLYALRRGADNAEGIEIPAFIAQLFARLPAEIRELTVTVTNYVERFLSGTEFIERRARHPEATLNLFQNLWNTALSPGGFGAVPSVLEPACGSASDYRFIEAYGMARFIDYTGLDLCPRNIDNARALFPSAQVRVGNVFEIDAPEKAYDFCIIHDLFEHLSIEGMQEAVGEVCRVTRSGLCVGFFQMDEIPEHVARPVEEYHWNLLSMARMKQLFLAHGFAAQAINIGSFLHQEIGCEQTHNPNAYTFFLRRS comes from the coding sequence ATGAACGAGTCGCTGCAGCGCGAGACCGAACGGCTGACGAGGTCATGGATGCGGCATGAGGCGGCCTGGCTGCGTGATTACATGGTGGCCGGCGTCGAGGACCCGCGGATCAACATCCAGAGCATTCTCACCCGCCAATTCCTGGTGCGCGGGTTTTCCGGCGAACGCTTTGCTGGTTTGATGCAGCAGGAGCTGCGTTTCGGGGCGGTCATGAACTGGCTTAGGAAACTAGCTGGGCAAACCAGCGAACCCGAGGAGTTCGAGAACGTGCTCTATGCCCTCCGCCGTGGTGCCGATAACGCAGAGGGGATTGAGATTCCTGCTTTTATTGCGCAGCTATTCGCCCGCCTTCCGGCTGAGATTCGGGAACTCACCGTCACTGTCACAAATTACGTGGAACGGTTCCTTTCTGGCACGGAATTTATCGAGCGTCGAGCGCGCCACCCCGAGGCAACGCTGAATCTGTTCCAGAATTTGTGGAATACCGCGCTGTCACCCGGCGGTTTTGGAGCCGTTCCGTCGGTTTTGGAGCCGGCCTGCGGGTCGGCCAGTGATTACCGGTTTATTGAGGCATATGGCATGGCCCGGTTCATCGATTACACCGGCTTGGACCTCTGCCCCAGGAACATCGATAATGCCCGGGCGTTGTTTCCGTCGGCGCAGGTCCGCGTGGGCAACGTCTTTGAAATCGATGCGCCCGAAAAGGCCTACGATTTTTGCATCATTCACGACCTGTTCGAGCACCTATCGATTGAGGGAATGCAAGAGGCGGTTGGGGAAGTTTGCCGGGTAACTCGTAGTGGGCTGTGCGTGGGTTTTTTCCAAATGGATGAGATTCCCGAACATGTGGCGCGCCCTGTGGAGGAGTATCATTGGAACCTTTTGAGCATGGCACGGATGAAGCAGTTGTTTCTAGCCCATGGTTTCGCGGCCCAGGCGATAAATATCGGAAGCTTTTTACACCAGGAGATTGGCTGCGAGCAGACGCATAATCCGAATGCCTATACGTTCTTTTTGCGCCGCAGTTAG
- the trpB gene encoding tryptophan synthase subunit beta yields the protein MTDIDTRVVPDAQGHFGPYGGRYVPETLMHPLQELEAEYLRCQNDPSFIRELQYYLKEFCGRPTPLYFAERLTRELGGAKIYLKREDLLHTGAHKINNCVGQILVARRMGKTRIIAETGAGQHGVATATVAAMFGLKCVVYMGAVDCQRQALNVFRMKMLGAEVVPVKAGQQTLKEAVNEAMRDWVTNVRTTHYILGTVYGAHPYPLMVRNFQRVIGDEAREQILQKEQRLPDALVACVGGGSNAMGLFYAFLKDESVEMIGVEAGGEGIEAGKHAARFQGGSLGVLQGTRSFLLQDEFGQVQITHSVSAGLDYAAVGPEHAWLREQKRVQYTYAKDDQALQAFMKLAHLEGIIPALESAHAVAEVIKRAPQMGKSRVIIVNLSGRGDKDVAQVAAKLGLQMPG from the coding sequence ATGACAGATATTGATACCAGGGTGGTTCCCGATGCCCAGGGCCATTTCGGCCCGTATGGCGGGCGTTATGTCCCGGAGACGCTCATGCACCCGTTGCAGGAGCTCGAGGCAGAGTATTTGCGTTGCCAAAACGATCCCTCGTTCATCCGGGAGCTTCAATACTATTTGAAAGAGTTCTGTGGCCGGCCGACGCCTCTTTATTTCGCCGAGCGCCTGACTCGCGAGCTGGGCGGGGCAAAGATTTACCTCAAGCGGGAGGACCTCCTGCACACAGGCGCCCACAAAATCAATAATTGCGTCGGCCAGATACTGGTGGCGCGCCGGATGGGCAAAACGCGGATCATTGCCGAAACGGGGGCGGGACAGCATGGGGTGGCAACGGCCACGGTGGCGGCCATGTTCGGCTTGAAGTGCGTCGTGTACATGGGGGCGGTGGACTGCCAAAGGCAGGCGCTGAATGTGTTTCGGATGAAGATGCTCGGGGCGGAGGTCGTCCCGGTCAAAGCGGGCCAGCAAACGCTTAAGGAAGCGGTCAACGAAGCGATGCGCGATTGGGTGACCAATGTGCGCACCACTCATTACATCCTGGGCACGGTTTATGGCGCGCATCCTTACCCGCTGATGGTGCGGAATTTTCAGAGGGTAATTGGGGATGAAGCCCGGGAGCAGATACTGCAAAAGGAGCAGCGCCTGCCTGATGCCCTGGTTGCGTGTGTGGGTGGAGGCTCCAACGCGATGGGCCTGTTCTATGCGTTTCTCAAGGATGAATCGGTCGAAATGATCGGCGTCGAGGCGGGCGGGGAAGGAATCGAGGCCGGCAAACACGCAGCTCGATTCCAGGGCGGTTCACTGGGAGTGCTGCAGGGGACGCGCTCGTTTCTGTTGCAGGACGAGTTCGGCCAGGTGCAGATTACGCACAGCGTTTCAGCGGGGTTGGACTACGCGGCGGTTGGTCCAGAGCATGCCTGGCTGCGCGAACAGAAACGTGTCCAATACACCTATGCAAAAGATGACCAGGCGCTGCAGGCATTCATGAAACTGGCGCATTTGGAGGGGATCATTCCCGCTTTGGAGAGCGCGCATGCCGTCGCGGAGGTCATCAAACGCGCGCCGCAAATGGGTAAGAGCCGTGTTATTATAGTGAACCTCAGTGGCCGCGGAGATAAGGATGTGGCGCAAGTCGCTGCAAAGCTGGGTTTGCAAATGCCCGGATAA
- the galE gene encoding UDP-glucose 4-epimerase GalE — translation MNVLVTGGAGYIGSICTEELLNAGHAVTVYDDLSEGHRSAVDARARFILGHPEESGDILRAVQEARPEAILHFAAFALVGESMERPEKYFHNNVVNGLKLLDAAVTSGVKKFVFSSTCATYGPPDRVPITEDLPQRPINPYGESKLMFERILHWYHQLRGLEFVAFRYFNAAGATGKFGEHHRTETHLIPNVLKVPLGHASQCAIYGTDYPTPDGTCIRDYIHIVDLAQAHILALEPGKQGFFNLGNGDGYSVREVIATCEKVTGAKIPAVPKPRRPGDPPRLVAAATKAIRELGWKSKYPKLEQIIATAWAWQKQHPHGYPD, via the coding sequence ATGAACGTCTTGGTCACAGGTGGGGCGGGTTATATCGGGTCCATTTGCACCGAAGAGTTGCTCAACGCGGGGCATGCCGTCACGGTTTACGATGATTTAAGCGAAGGCCACCGCTCCGCAGTGGATGCGCGCGCCCGTTTTATCCTCGGTCATCCTGAGGAAAGCGGCGATATTCTGCGCGCGGTGCAAGAGGCGCGCCCCGAGGCCATCCTGCATTTCGCCGCCTTCGCCCTGGTGGGTGAGTCCATGGAGCGACCGGAGAAGTACTTTCATAACAATGTGGTCAACGGCCTTAAGCTGCTGGATGCGGCGGTCACATCGGGCGTTAAAAAGTTTGTTTTCAGCTCGACGTGCGCCACGTACGGCCCCCCCGACCGGGTGCCTATCACGGAGGATTTACCTCAGCGACCAATCAACCCGTATGGCGAGTCGAAACTAATGTTCGAACGCATCCTGCATTGGTACCATCAACTGCGCGGGCTGGAATTTGTCGCGTTTCGTTATTTCAACGCCGCAGGCGCGACCGGCAAGTTCGGCGAGCATCATCGGACCGAGACGCATCTGATCCCCAACGTATTAAAGGTCCCCTTGGGCCACGCCAGTCAGTGTGCTATCTACGGGACGGACTATCCCACCCCCGATGGGACCTGCATTCGGGATTACATCCACATTGTGGACCTGGCGCAGGCCCATATCCTGGCGCTCGAACCCGGCAAGCAGGGGTTCTTCAATCTCGGCAACGGCGACGGCTACTCAGTGCGCGAGGTGATTGCCACTTGCGAAAAGGTGACCGGCGCGAAAATCCCAGCGGTCCCTAAGCCCCGCAGACCCGGCGATCCCCCGCGATTAGTCGCAGCCGCCACCAAAGCCATCCGCGAACTGGGGTGGAAGTCGAAATACCCGAAATTGGAACAGATCATCGCGACGGCTTGGGCATGGCAAAAGCAACATCCGCACGGCTACCCGGATTGA
- a CDS encoding DUF1080 domain-containing protein has product MNQQFTRPFFVTSFFCCIAFAGCRAPLASSKSPPAGFTPLFNGTDLSGWWGADTEDPRKYMALSPEDFQKKHDASLDDIRQHWRVENGELVNDGKGLYLTTDKFYGDFELLIDYKTVPLADSGIYLRGCPQVQIWDSTERAKFSLGADKGSGGLWNNSPGAPGKDPLVKADKPFGQWNHFRVIMVGSRVWVWLNGRQTVNGANMEDYYDRKLPVPPKGPLQLQTHGGEIRWRNLFIREIGSDEADKRLRGKDPAGFESVFDGKDFNGWAGPVEEYQVKDGAITCRPGKGGTIYTKAEYGDFLARLEFKLPPGGNNGLAIRYPGHGDTAYVGMCEIQVLDDNYEKATGEKIDPRQAHGSAYGMVAAQRGYQHPIGEWNYEEVTIKGPTIKVELNGTVILDCDLSQVHDYMHGSAHPGKDRTSGYFGFAGHNDPVMFRDISIKRLN; this is encoded by the coding sequence ATGAATCAACAATTCACCCGCCCCTTTTTCGTCACTTCCTTTTTCTGCTGCATCGCCTTTGCCGGGTGTCGCGCGCCTCTTGCTTCTTCAAAATCTCCGCCGGCTGGTTTTACGCCCCTTTTCAATGGAACTGACCTTTCCGGGTGGTGGGGGGCCGACACAGAAGACCCTCGAAAGTACATGGCGCTGTCTCCAGAGGACTTTCAGAAGAAACACGACGCCAGCCTCGATGACATCCGGCAGCATTGGCGCGTCGAGAACGGCGAACTGGTTAACGACGGCAAAGGACTTTACCTGACAACAGACAAGTTCTACGGCGATTTCGAGTTACTCATTGATTACAAAACCGTTCCCCTCGCTGATAGCGGGATCTATCTGCGGGGCTGCCCACAGGTGCAAATCTGGGACTCGACTGAACGGGCTAAATTCAGTCTTGGGGCCGACAAAGGCTCCGGCGGCCTTTGGAATAACAGCCCCGGCGCACCGGGCAAAGACCCTCTGGTGAAGGCGGACAAACCATTTGGTCAATGGAACCATTTTCGGGTTATCATGGTTGGTTCCCGCGTTTGGGTGTGGCTCAATGGACGCCAAACCGTCAACGGCGCCAACATGGAGGATTATTACGACCGCAAGCTGCCGGTGCCCCCTAAGGGCCCGTTGCAGCTTCAAACCCACGGCGGCGAAATCCGCTGGCGCAACCTGTTCATCCGCGAAATAGGGTCAGATGAAGCGGACAAACGGCTCCGCGGCAAGGACCCGGCTGGATTCGAGTCTGTTTTTGACGGAAAGGATTTTAATGGTTGGGCTGGGCCTGTTGAGGAGTACCAGGTAAAGGATGGCGCCATCACTTGCAGGCCAGGCAAAGGTGGCACGATTTATACAAAAGCCGAGTACGGCGATTTCCTCGCGCGCCTGGAGTTTAAACTGCCTCCGGGTGGCAATAATGGCCTTGCAATCCGTTACCCGGGCCACGGAGACACGGCCTACGTCGGCATGTGCGAAATCCAGGTTCTGGATGACAATTACGAAAAGGCGACGGGCGAAAAGATCGATCCCCGGCAGGCGCACGGGTCGGCCTATGGTATGGTGGCTGCCCAGCGCGGCTACCAGCATCCCATCGGCGAATGGAATTATGAAGAGGTCACCATCAAAGGGCCGACCATCAAAGTCGAACTGAACGGGACGGTCATTCTGGACTGCGACCTCAGCCAGGTGCACGATTATATGCATGGCAGCGCTCATCCGGGCAAAGACCGAACAAGCGGCTACTTCGGGTTCGCCGGCCACAATGACCCGGTCATGTTCCGCGATATTTCCATCAAACGCCTGAACTGA